Proteins from a single region of Paramormyrops kingsleyae isolate MSU_618 chromosome 9, PKINGS_0.4, whole genome shotgun sequence:
- the mettl6 gene encoding tRNA N(3)-methylcytidine methyltransferase METTL6 isoform X1 gives MVNGDAHRHPGVFFSKHPRRHVDISLPVRLHQPDGADHTGDVSQSSSLLVSETIDLVECDGSSITVSCSEELVQSVETTLRSLTEEELEKLKNDLSLVSDFKQQKLEKEAQKNWDLFYKRNTVNFFKDRHWTTREFEELRGCRESENQKLVLLEAGCGVGNCIFPLLEEERNIFVYACDFSPRAVDFVKKNPLYHEKCCKAFQCDLTKDDLAASIPEGSVDVATLIFVLSAIHPEKMLLALGNIFKVLKPGGVILFRDYGLYDHAMLRFKPGSKLGENFYVRQDGTRSFFFSKERLAELFAGAGFLTSVNEYVLRETVNKKEGLCVPRVFLQSKFWKPSR, from the exons ATGGTCAACGGAGACGCGCACAGACACCCCGGCGTgtttttttcaaaacatcccAGACGTCATGTTGACATCTCTCTTCCTGTCCGCCTCCATCAGCCAGACGGAGCCGACCATACCGGCGATGTTTCCCAAAGCAGTTCCCTGCTG GTTAGTGAGACGATAGACTTGGTGGAATGTGACGGCTCTTCCATTACTGTGTCTTGCTCGGAGGAGCTCGTCCAAAGCGTGGAAACCACTCTGAGGAGCCTCACTGAGGAAGAgctggagaaactgaagaatgATCTCAGCTTGGTGTCGGATTTTAAGCAACAAAAGCTGGAAAAAGAAGCTCAGAAAAACTGGGACCTGTTCTACAAAAGAAACACAGTTAATTTTTTCAAAGACAGACATTGGACCACCAGAGAATTTGAAGAACTAAGGGGATGCCGAGAG TCTGAGAACCAGAAGCTGGTTTTGCTGGAAGCTGGATGCGGGGTGGGGAACTGTATATTCCCACTTCTGGAGGAGGAacgcaacatttttgtgtacGCCTGTGATTTTTCACCGCGAGCAGTCGACTTTGTGAAA AAAAACCCTCTGTACCATGAGAAATGCTGCAAGGCCTTTCAGTGTGACCTGACGAAAGACGACCTGGCAGCCAGCATCCCTGAGGGAAGCGTGGATGTGGCGACGCTTATATTTGTGCTGTCTGCCATCCACCCAGAGAAGATGCTTTTGGCCCTGGGGAACATATTCAAG GTGCTGAAACCAGGCGGCGTGATCCTGTTCAGAGACTATGGCCTATATGACCACGCCATGCTCCGGTTCAAACCGGGGAGCAAGCTGGGGGAGAATTTCTATGTGCGGCAAGATGGAACAAGGtccttttttttctccaaag AGCGATTGGCCGAGCTGTTTGCCGGTGCTGGGTTCCTCACCTCTGTGAATGAGTATGTGCTGCGCGAAACCGTCAATAAGAAGGAGGGCCTGTGTGTGCCTCGAGTTTTCCTGCAAAGCAAGTTCTGGAAGCCAAGCCGATGA
- the mettl6 gene encoding tRNA N(3)-methylcytidine methyltransferase METTL6 isoform X2 produces MPQNCRPEQRGTNVSETIDLVECDGSSITVSCSEELVQSVETTLRSLTEEELEKLKNDLSLVSDFKQQKLEKEAQKNWDLFYKRNTVNFFKDRHWTTREFEELRGCRESENQKLVLLEAGCGVGNCIFPLLEEERNIFVYACDFSPRAVDFVKKNPLYHEKCCKAFQCDLTKDDLAASIPEGSVDVATLIFVLSAIHPEKMLLALGNIFKVLKPGGVILFRDYGLYDHAMLRFKPGSKLGENFYVRQDGTRSFFFSKERLAELFAGAGFLTSVNEYVLRETVNKKEGLCVPRVFLQSKFWKPSR; encoded by the exons ATGCCACAGAACTGCCGCCCCGAACAACGCGGAACGAAT GTTAGTGAGACGATAGACTTGGTGGAATGTGACGGCTCTTCCATTACTGTGTCTTGCTCGGAGGAGCTCGTCCAAAGCGTGGAAACCACTCTGAGGAGCCTCACTGAGGAAGAgctggagaaactgaagaatgATCTCAGCTTGGTGTCGGATTTTAAGCAACAAAAGCTGGAAAAAGAAGCTCAGAAAAACTGGGACCTGTTCTACAAAAGAAACACAGTTAATTTTTTCAAAGACAGACATTGGACCACCAGAGAATTTGAAGAACTAAGGGGATGCCGAGAG TCTGAGAACCAGAAGCTGGTTTTGCTGGAAGCTGGATGCGGGGTGGGGAACTGTATATTCCCACTTCTGGAGGAGGAacgcaacatttttgtgtacGCCTGTGATTTTTCACCGCGAGCAGTCGACTTTGTGAAA AAAAACCCTCTGTACCATGAGAAATGCTGCAAGGCCTTTCAGTGTGACCTGACGAAAGACGACCTGGCAGCCAGCATCCCTGAGGGAAGCGTGGATGTGGCGACGCTTATATTTGTGCTGTCTGCCATCCACCCAGAGAAGATGCTTTTGGCCCTGGGGAACATATTCAAG GTGCTGAAACCAGGCGGCGTGATCCTGTTCAGAGACTATGGCCTATATGACCACGCCATGCTCCGGTTCAAACCGGGGAGCAAGCTGGGGGAGAATTTCTATGTGCGGCAAGATGGAACAAGGtccttttttttctccaaag AGCGATTGGCCGAGCTGTTTGCCGGTGCTGGGTTCCTCACCTCTGTGAATGAGTATGTGCTGCGCGAAACCGTCAATAAGAAGGAGGGCCTGTGTGTGCCTCGAGTTTTCCTGCAAAGCAAGTTCTGGAAGCCAAGCCGATGA